GAGGTGTTGGACTGTTCCGAGGTCATCCGCCGGGCGGTCAGGCCGCTGCGGTTCGCGGCGCTGAACCCGGCGATCGGCTCGGCGACGAAGCGCACCCCCGCCACCTCGGCGCCCCGACCGATCAGCGTCAGCAGCACCCGGCACAGACTCGCGTCGTCCAGCGCGTCATAGACGACGACGTCGTCGAGCGCGGCGATCACCGAGGACTCCAGCTCGGCGGGCAGACTCCGCCGGATGCCCAGCGGCACCTGATACAGCTCCGGCGCCTCGGCGTCGACGAAGTGGACGGCCGCGACCAGCAGCAGACCGCGCGGACCGCCCTCGTCGAGATCGTCGACCAGCTCCACACAGCTCGCCACCGAGATCCGCTCGATCGGCGTGCCCTTGCTCGCGAACCACCGCTGCCAGGGCAGCCAGCCCGCCAACGCCTGCTCCAGGTGCTGCGGCCACGGCGTACTCGTGGTCTCGCTCATCGCGACGCCTCCGTCCGGTGCAGGGCGAACCAGTAGAAACCGTGGCCCGGCAGCGTGAGCATGTAGGGCAGCTCACCCACCGTCGGGAACGTCACCCCGCCGGTCAACTCGATCGGCTGCGCCCCCGCGTACTCCGACAGATCGAGTTCCACCGGCTGCGGGAAGCGGGAGAGGTTGTTGACGCACACCAACAGATCCTCGGTGCCGTCGGCGGCCACCGCACGACGCCGATACGCCAACACGGTGGGATTCGAGCAGCTCAACTCGGTGAAGTCACCCACGCCGAACGCCGGATGCGCCTTGCGCACCGCGATGACGTGTCGCGTCCAGTGCAGCAGCGAGGAGGGCGTCTTCTGCTGCGCCTCGACGTTGACGGCCTGGTAGCCGTACACCGGGTCGGCGATCGTGGGCAGATACAGCCGGGCCGGATCGGAGGTGGAGAAGGCCGCATTGCGGTCCGGCGCCCACTGCATCGGCGTGCGCACCGCGTCCCGGTCGCCGAGCCAGATGTTGTCGCCCATGCCGATCTCGTCGCCGTAGTAGAGGACGGGGGAGCCGGGCAGGGAGAGGAGCATGGCGGTGAAGAGCTCGAGCTGGTTGCGGTCGTTGTCGAGCAGCGGGGCCAGCCTGCGGCGGATGCCGATGTTGGCCTTCATCCGAGGATCGGTGGCGTACTCGGCGTACATGTAGTCGCGTTCCTCGTCGCTGACCATCTCCAGGGTCAGCTCGTCATGATTGCGCAGGAAGATCCCCCATTGCGCTCCCTCGGGAATCGGGGGCGTCTGCGCCAGGATCTCGGAGATGGGGAAGCGGCTCTCGCGGCGGACGGCCATGAAGATGCGGGGCATGAGGGGGAAGTGGAAGGCCATGTGGCATTCGTCCCCGCCCACGTCGGGGTCGCCGAAGTACTCGACGACGTCGCTGGGCCACTGGTTCGCCTCGGCCAGTAACACCCGGCCCGGGTATTCGTCGTCGACGACCTTGCGGCAGCGGCGGAGGAAGTCGTGCGTCTCCGGCAGGTTCTCGCCGTTGGTCCCGTCCCGCTCGAACAGATACGGCACCGCGTCGAGTCGGAATCCGTCGATGCCCAGATCCAACCAGAACCGCAGCACGTCGAGCATCGCCTCGGCGACGGCGGGGTTGTCGTAGTTGAGGTCGGGCTGGTGGTGGAAGAAGCGGTGCCAGTAGTACTGGCCTCGGACCGGGTCGTAGGTCCAGTTCGAGGCCTCGGTGTCGACGAAGATGACCCGCGCGTCCGGGTATCGCTGATCGTCGTCATTCCACACGTAGAAGTCCCCGTACGGCCCGTCGGGATCGCGGCGGGACTCCTGGAACCACGGATGCTGGTCGGAGGTGTGGTTCATGACCAGGTCGGTGATCACCCGGATCCCTCGGCGGTGGGCCTCGTCCAGGAGATGGACGAAGTCCTCCACGGTCCCGAATTCGGGGAGCACCGCGCGGAAGTCGCTGATGTCGTAGCCGCCGTCGCGCAGCGGTGAGGCGTAGAACGGGGGGAGCCAGAGGCAGTCCACCCCGAGCCATTCCAGGTAGTCGAGCCGGTCGGCCAGACCGCGCAGGTCGCCGGTGCCGTCACCGTCGGAGTCCGAGAACGCCCGGACCAGGACCTCGTAGAACACGGCCCGCTTGTGCCAGTCCGGCTCGACCGTCAGCACTCGCGCCGAGGCGAAGTCGTCCGCGCTCGGCTCGGTGATGATGCGTGGTGCCACTCGGGTGCTCATCGGTCCCCCACAGACAGGATGTGCGCGACGCCGCGAGGCGGGTCGAGCGTGACGAAGTTGGTCGTGCCCCAGTCGAAGACCTCGCCGCTCACCTCGTCGTGACAGGTGAACCGGGTCTCCTCGGCGGCGCCCGCAGCCAGACCCAGCGCCGCGAGGTCGAGCCGGACCGTGCCCTTCTGGGCTGCGGTCGGATCGAGGTTGACCACGACGATGACCGTGTCCCCACTGGCCGGGTCACGCTTGGAGAAGGCGATCAGGTCGTCGTTGTCGACCTCGTGGAAATGCAGGGTGCGCAGGCTGCCCAGTGCCGGATGCGCCCGTCGGATCTCGTTGAGCCTTGTCAGCCACGGCTCTAGCGAGCGGCCCCGCTCGACGGCCGCCGCATGGTCGCGTGGCCGGAGCTCGAACTTCTCGGAGTCCAGGTACTCCTCGGCGCCCGGCCGCAGCGGCTCGTGCTCGTACAGCTCGTAGCCTGCGTAGACGCCCCAGCTGGGGCCGAGCGTCGCCGCCAGCGCGGCCCGCAGCGCGAACATCGCGGGCTCACCACTCTGCAGGGCCGCAGGCAGGATGTCGGGGGTGTTGACGAAGAGGTTGGGCCGCGCCTCGTGGGCGTGGGCGACGAGATCGCTGCCGAATTCGGTGAGTTCGTGTTTGGTGGTGCGCCAGGTGAAGTAGGTGTAGTGCTGGGTGAAGCCGAGTCGGGAGAGTCCGTACATGCGGGCGGGTTTGGTGAAGGCTTCGGAGAGGAACAGGACGTCGGGGTGGGTCGTCTTGAGTTCCGCGATGAGGTGTTTCCAGAAGTCCGGTGGTTTGGTGTGGGGGTTGTCGACCCGGAAGATGCGGATGCCGTGGTCGATCCAGTGGATGACGACGCGGCGGATTTCTTGGTATAGCCCGGTGGGGTCGTTGTCGAAGTTGAGGGGGTAGATGTCCTGGTATTTCTTGGGTGGGTTCTCGGCGTAGGCGATGGTGCCGTCGGGTCGGGTGGTGAACCATTCGGGGTGGTCGCGGACCCAGGGGTGGTCGGGGGCGCATTGGAGGGCGAGGTCGAGGGCGACTTCGAGGTTCAGTTCGGTGGCGCGGGCTACGAATTGATCGAAGTCGTCCAGCGTGCCGAGGTCGGGGTGGATGGTGTCGTGTCCGCCGTCGGGTGATCCGATGGCCCAGGGCGAGCCGACGTCGGTCGGTTCGGGGGTGAGGGTGTTGTTGCGTCCTTTGCGGTGTACGTGGCCGATGGGGTGGATCGGCGGCAGGTAGACGACGTCGAAGCCCATGGCCGCGATGCGGTCGAGTTCGGTGGTCGCGGTCTGCCAGGTCCCGTGGACGGGCCTGCCCTCGGCATCGTGCCCGCCGGTCGACCGAGGGAAGAACTCGTACCAGGAACCCACTGCCGCGCGCGGTCGGTCCACCCAGATGTGGTGCACGCGGCCCGAGGTCACCAGGTCCCGCACGGGCTGTTCCGTCATCACCCGCACCACCGCATCCGACAGCGCGAGCGCGATCCGCTCCTCGGGCGAGGCCCCGCTCTGTCGCAGCCGGATCGCCGCGGCCCGCAGGACCACGCGATCCGCCGCGCTGTCCGGCCGCCGAGCCGCTCGATCCACCAGCCGCGCGCCGATCTCCAGGTCATTGGCCAGTTCCTCGGCGGACTGCCCGGCGGCCAGCTTCGCCTCGATCCCCGCGCGCCAGGTCGACCACGGATCAGACCAGCCCTCCACCCGGAAGCTCCACCGGCCCGGCTCGTCGGGGACGACGGTCCCGCTCCAGCGGTCCTCGCCCGCGTTGGCCAGCCGCATGCGCGTGCGGCGGGACAGCCGATCGCCCTGGCGGCCCCAGACGATGGTCGCGGCGGCGGCGTCGTGCCCTTCGCGCCACACCGTCGCGTGCACCGGAATGTGTTCGCCGACCACTCCCTTACTCGGATGACGGCCTTCGTCGATCGCCGGTGACACGTCTTCTACGACAATTCTTCCGCTCACGACCATCCTTTCCTTGCGGCCGATGTACTGTTCTTCAATGGTGACCTGATACGGTCTGAACAGGCCAATAGTCGGTTTCCATTAAGCCGACTTGACGAAGCGGTCGGCGGCTTGTCGGCGGTTTCTCCGCACCGTCGATCTGGTAGGTCGCCCAGCTCGGATCGGGCGACGCCGAGCGCCGAGGCGACTCGGGATCGAGCGAGACGGCGACGGTGTGATTCGCCCGCGCGGGCGGCTCGGCGATGCCTCGCGCGCATGGCAACAGGTCTTGGACCGCAGCGGATCGCCGATGCAAGCCTGGGCCGATCACCTGCCGCGATCGACGGGCCCGTCGTGGCGCGCGCAGTCGAGGACGACCGAGCAGCCGGAGGCCGCGATGACCGGACGACCGATGTGGACCCTGCCCCTGACCCTGCTGCTCGCGGCGGGAACGCTCGCGGGCTGCACGGGCGCCACCGACGCCGCGCCCGACCGAGGCGGCTCAGCGGAGTCGGGGCCGGGTGACGCTAGTGAATCCCCCGATGACGGCGCCGCGGCCGACGTGGCCGCGCCCGCCGCCGCGTATGTCACGGCGGTGGCCGAGGGCGACCTGGACGGGCTCGTCGACGCCTTCGACCCGGACGGCGAGGTGATCGACGTGACTCGGCGCATCGCCGGTCACGACGCCATCCGGGCCTGGGCGGACCGGGAGGTGATCGGCGGCAGCCTCGCGGTTCTGGAGGTCATGCCCACCTCCGACGGCCAGGAGCTCCTGGTGCACTGGGCGCCCGCTGGCTCCGACGGCTGGCAGGCGCGGTACCGCTTCACCTTCGAGAGCGACCGGATCGCGGTGGCCGACCTCCAGTACGCCTGACACCGCTGTACCGGGCCGAGGGCGGCGCGGCCGGGGCCTGCCGCCGCCCTGGACGACGGCCCAGACCGCCTGCCCGACGGGCGCGACCTCAGTGACAGCGCGACCTCAGCGGGCGACGACCATGTCTCTGGTCAGCGCGTTGTCCGGTCCGAGCAGCTCCAGGGCCAGATCCTGCGGCGTACGTCCGAGGTGGTCGGTCTGGCCCGGCCGGGCGCCCTGGCGGAGCAGAGCCTGGCCCGCGTCGGGGTTGCCGTGTCGGACGGCGATGTGCAGCGGCGTCTGCCCGGTGGTGGCCACGACCGCGTCGAGCACCGCCCCGGACCGCAGCAGCTCGCGGACCACGTCGGCGTCGCCGTGCTCGGCGGCGCGATGCAGCGCCGTCTGGCCGACCGGGTCGGTGGCCAGCACGTCGGCACCGCCCGCCAGCAGCGCGCGGACGACCGTCAGATCGCCCTGACCCGCCGCGATCATCAAGGGCGACAGGCCTCGGTCGTCTCGGATGCCGGTGTCGCCCCCGAACCGCAACAGCTCGCCGACGAGGGCCACATCGCGGTCCCGCACGGCCTGGACGAGCCGGGCCTCCCGGTCGGCGTTGAATGCCGCGACCTCGCCGTTGGCATCGAAGTAGACCTTCCAACTGCTGATCAGCCCGGCGTCGTTGACCACGAGCCGGTGCATGTCCTCGATCTCGAACAGCACCTTGGTCCTGGTGTGGCGGGCCTTGGTGTACACCACGGCGCAGGCGGTGTCGCCGTCGACGAACAGACCGCGCAGGCCGTAGTCGAGCACCTCCGTGGTCTCGGCCCGAATGCGGAAGGCCTCGGCGACCTCCTGCCGTCCGACGTGGACGCCCAGATAGGGCACCACCGCGTTCCACTGATCCAGCGGCAGTTCCAGAACGATCGACGGCGACAGTCCCGCCATGATTCGATCGGTGTCGCCCGCCCCGATGGCCGAATACCAGTCGGTGACGATCTCGCGTACTCGACGAGTGTCCATTCACGGTCCTC
The Actinoalloteichus fjordicus DNA segment above includes these coding regions:
- the treS gene encoding maltose alpha-D-glucosyltransferase, with product MSTRVAPRIITEPSADDFASARVLTVEPDWHKRAVFYEVLVRAFSDSDGDGTGDLRGLADRLDYLEWLGVDCLWLPPFYASPLRDGGYDISDFRAVLPEFGTVEDFVHLLDEAHRRGIRVITDLVMNHTSDQHPWFQESRRDPDGPYGDFYVWNDDDQRYPDARVIFVDTEASNWTYDPVRGQYYWHRFFHHQPDLNYDNPAVAEAMLDVLRFWLDLGIDGFRLDAVPYLFERDGTNGENLPETHDFLRRCRKVVDDEYPGRVLLAEANQWPSDVVEYFGDPDVGGDECHMAFHFPLMPRIFMAVRRESRFPISEILAQTPPIPEGAQWGIFLRNHDELTLEMVSDEERDYMYAEYATDPRMKANIGIRRRLAPLLDNDRNQLELFTAMLLSLPGSPVLYYGDEIGMGDNIWLGDRDAVRTPMQWAPDRNAAFSTSDPARLYLPTIADPVYGYQAVNVEAQQKTPSSLLHWTRHVIAVRKAHPAFGVGDFTELSCSNPTVLAYRRRAVAADGTEDLLVCVNNLSRFPQPVELDLSEYAGAQPIELTGGVTFPTVGELPYMLTLPGHGFYWFALHRTEASR
- a CDS encoding maltotransferase domain-containing protein, which encodes MSGRIVVEDVSPAIDEGRHPSKGVVGEHIPVHATVWREGHDAAAATIVWGRQGDRLSRRTRMRLANAGEDRWSGTVVPDEPGRWSFRVEGWSDPWSTWRAGIEAKLAAGQSAEELANDLEIGARLVDRAARRPDSAADRVVLRAAAIRLRQSGASPEERIALALSDAVVRVMTEQPVRDLVTSGRVHHIWVDRPRAAVGSWYEFFPRSTGGHDAEGRPVHGTWQTATTELDRIAAMGFDVVYLPPIHPIGHVHRKGRNNTLTPEPTDVGSPWAIGSPDGGHDTIHPDLGTLDDFDQFVARATELNLEVALDLALQCAPDHPWVRDHPEWFTTRPDGTIAYAENPPKKYQDIYPLNFDNDPTGLYQEIRRVVIHWIDHGIRIFRVDNPHTKPPDFWKHLIAELKTTHPDVLFLSEAFTKPARMYGLSRLGFTQHYTYFTWRTTKHELTEFGSDLVAHAHEARPNLFVNTPDILPAALQSGEPAMFALRAALAATLGPSWGVYAGYELYEHEPLRPGAEEYLDSEKFELRPRDHAAAVERGRSLEPWLTRLNEIRRAHPALGSLRTLHFHEVDNDDLIAFSKRDPASGDTVIVVVNLDPTAAQKGTVRLDLAALGLAAGAAEETRFTCHDEVSGEVFDWGTTNFVTLDPPRGVAHILSVGDR
- a CDS encoding nuclear transport factor 2 family protein, encoding MTGRPMWTLPLTLLLAAGTLAGCTGATDAAPDRGGSAESGPGDASESPDDGAAADVAAPAAAYVTAVAEGDLDGLVDAFDPDGEVIDVTRRIAGHDAIRAWADREVIGGSLAVLEVMPTSDGQELLVHWAPAGSDGWQARYRFTFESDRIAVADLQYA
- a CDS encoding ankyrin repeat domain-containing protein → MDTRRVREIVTDWYSAIGAGDTDRIMAGLSPSIVLELPLDQWNAVVPYLGVHVGRQEVAEAFRIRAETTEVLDYGLRGLFVDGDTACAVVYTKARHTRTKVLFEIEDMHRLVVNDAGLISSWKVYFDANGEVAAFNADREARLVQAVRDRDVALVGELLRFGGDTGIRDDRGLSPLMIAAGQGDLTVVRALLAGGADVLATDPVGQTALHRAAEHGDADVVRELLRSGAVLDAVVATTGQTPLHIAVRHGNPDAGQALLRQGARPGQTDHLGRTPQDLALELLGPDNALTRDMVVAR